In one window of Hevea brasiliensis isolate MT/VB/25A 57/8 chromosome 10, ASM3005281v1, whole genome shotgun sequence DNA:
- the LOC110642275 gene encoding receptor-like protein 44, producing the protein MGVWSLLFLTILSFATLSISDPNDEACLTHLSLSLKDPTNSLQNWTKPNFANPCSGFNSYLSGATCNNGRIYKLSLTNLSLQGSISPYISNCTNLQSLDLSSNSLSGLIPADLQYLVNLAVLNLSSNRLEGEIPPQLALCAYLNVIDFHDNFLTGQIPQQLGLLVRLSAFDVSNNKLSGPIPGPLGNRSGNLPRFNATSFEGNKDLYGYPLPPMKSKGLSILAIVGIGLGSGFASLVLSFTGVCIWLKISEQKMALEESKNSQLMPDY; encoded by the coding sequence ATGGGTGTTTGGTCTCTACTCTTTCTTACCATCTTAAGCTTTGCTACTCTCTCAATATCAGATCCAAACGATGAAGCATGCTTAACGCACCTAAGCCTCTCCTTAAAAGACCCAACAAATTCACTCCAAAACTGGACTAAACCCAATTTTGCAAACCCATGTTCTGGTTTTAACTCCTATCTCTCTGGTGCTACTTGCAACAATGGCCGAATCTACAAACTCTCCCTTACCAACCTCTCTCTCCAAGGCTCTATTTCTCCTTACATATCCAACTGCACCAACCTCCAGTCCCTTGACCTCTCCTCCAACTCTCTGTCTGGTCTTATACCTGCAGATTTACAATACTTGGTCAATCTTGCAGTGCTTAATCTCTCGTCCAATAGACTGGAGGGAGAGATCCCTCCACAGCTTGCATTGTGtgcttatttgaatgtgattgatTTCCATGATAATTTTCTCACTGGTCAAATCCCACAGCAGTTGGGTCTTTTAGTAAGGTTATCGGCTTTTGATGTCAGCAACAATAAACTTTCAGGACCAATACCAGGTCCATTAGGGAACAGGAGCGGGAATTTGCCGCGATTCAATGCGACCTCTTTTGAAGGAAATAAGGATCTTTACGGCTATCCTTTGCCTCCGATGAAGAGTAAAGGTTTGTCAATTTTAGCCATTGTTGGGATCGGTTTGGGAAGTGGGTTTGCAAGTTTGGTGCTCAGTTTTACTGGCGTGTGTATTTGGTTGAAGATTTCCGAGCAGAAGATGGCCCTTGAAGAAAGCAAGAATAGCCAGCTTATGCCCGATTATTGA